From Cervus canadensis isolate Bull #8, Minnesota chromosome 28, ASM1932006v1, whole genome shotgun sequence, one genomic window encodes:
- the CLIC1 gene encoding chloride intracellular channel protein 1 isoform X1, whose product MAEEQPQVELFVKAGSDGAKIGNCPFSQRLFMVLWLKGVTFNVTTVDTKRRTETVQKLCPGGQLPFLLYGTEVHTDTNKIEEFLEAVLCPPRYPKLAALNPESNTAGLDIFAKFSAYIKNSNPALNDNLEKGLLKALKVLDNYLTSPLPDEVDETSAEDEGISQRKFLDGNELTLADCNLLPKLHIVQVVCKKYRGFSIPDVFRGVHRYLRNAYAREEFASTCPDDEEIELAYEQVAKALK is encoded by the exons ATGGCTGAAGAACAACCGCAGGTCGAATTGTTCGTGAAG GCTGGCAGTGATGGGGCCAAGATCGGAAACTGCCCCTTCTCCCAGAGACTCTTCATGGTGCTTTGGCTCAAGGGAGTCACCTTCAACGTCACCACTGTTGACACCAAGAG GCGGACTGAGACGGTACAGAAGCTGTGCCCAGGAGGGCAGCTCCCTTTCCTGCTGTATGGCACCGAAGTGCACACAGACACCAACAAGATTGAGGAATTTCTGGAGGCTGTGCTGTGCCCTCCCAG GTACCCCAAGCTGGCAGCTCTGAACCCTGAATCCAACACAGCTGGGCTGGACATATTTGCCAAATTCTCCGCCTACATTAAGAATTCAAACCCAGCACTCAATGACA ACCTGGAGAAGGGGCTCCTGAAAGCCCTGAAAGTATTAGACAATTACCTGACATCCCCCCTCCCAGATGAAGTAGATGAGACCAGTGCTGAGGATGAGGGCATCTCTCAGAGGAAATTTCTGGATGGCAATGAGCTCACTCTGGCTGACTGCAACCTGTTGCCCAAGCTCCACATAGTACAG GTGGTATGTAAGAAGTACCGGGGATTCTCCATTCCGGATGTGTTTCGCGGAGTGCATCGATACCTGCGCAATGCCTATGCTAGGGAAGAGTTTGCTTCCACCTGTCCAGATGATGAGGAAATCGAGCTGGCCTATGAGCAAGTGGCCAAGGCCCTCAAATAA
- the CLIC1 gene encoding chloride intracellular channel protein 1 isoform X2 — MACRMLRIALRKAGSDGAKIGNCPFSQRLFMVLWLKGVTFNVTTVDTKRRTETVQKLCPGGQLPFLLYGTEVHTDTNKIEEFLEAVLCPPRYPKLAALNPESNTAGLDIFAKFSAYIKNSNPALNDNLEKGLLKALKVLDNYLTSPLPDEVDETSAEDEGISQRKFLDGNELTLADCNLLPKLHIVQVVCKKYRGFSIPDVFRGVHRYLRNAYAREEFASTCPDDEEIELAYEQVAKALK, encoded by the exons atggCATGTAGAATGCTTAGAATAGCACTGAGAAAG GCTGGCAGTGATGGGGCCAAGATCGGAAACTGCCCCTTCTCCCAGAGACTCTTCATGGTGCTTTGGCTCAAGGGAGTCACCTTCAACGTCACCACTGTTGACACCAAGAG GCGGACTGAGACGGTACAGAAGCTGTGCCCAGGAGGGCAGCTCCCTTTCCTGCTGTATGGCACCGAAGTGCACACAGACACCAACAAGATTGAGGAATTTCTGGAGGCTGTGCTGTGCCCTCCCAG GTACCCCAAGCTGGCAGCTCTGAACCCTGAATCCAACACAGCTGGGCTGGACATATTTGCCAAATTCTCCGCCTACATTAAGAATTCAAACCCAGCACTCAATGACA ACCTGGAGAAGGGGCTCCTGAAAGCCCTGAAAGTATTAGACAATTACCTGACATCCCCCCTCCCAGATGAAGTAGATGAGACCAGTGCTGAGGATGAGGGCATCTCTCAGAGGAAATTTCTGGATGGCAATGAGCTCACTCTGGCTGACTGCAACCTGTTGCCCAAGCTCCACATAGTACAG GTGGTATGTAAGAAGTACCGGGGATTCTCCATTCCGGATGTGTTTCGCGGAGTGCATCGATACCTGCGCAATGCCTATGCTAGGGAAGAGTTTGCTTCCACCTGTCCAGATGATGAGGAAATCGAGCTGGCCTATGAGCAAGTGGCCAAGGCCCTCAAATAA
- the DDAH2 gene encoding N(G),N(G)-dimethylarginine dimethylaminohydrolase 2, producing MGTPGEGLGRCSHALIRGVPESLASGEGAAAGLPALDLAKAQREHGVLGGKLRQRLGLQLVELPPEESLPLGPLLGDTAVIQGDTALITRPWSPARRPEVDGVRKALQDLGLRIVEMGDENATLDGTDVLFTGREFFVGLSKWTNHRGAEIVADTFRDFAVSTVPVTSSSHLRGLCGMGGPRTVVAGSSEAAQKAVRAMAVLTDHPYASLTLPDDAAADCLFLRPGQPGLPPFLLHRGGGDLPNSQEALQKLSDVTLVPVSCSELEKAGAGLSSLCLVLSTRPHN from the exons ATGGGGAcgccaggggaggggctgggccgcTGCTCCCATGCCCTGATCCGGGGGGTCCCGGAGAGCCTGGCGTCAGGGGAGGGTGCGGCAGCTGGCCTCCCGGCTCTGGACCTAGCCAAAGCTCAGAGGGAGCATGGGGTGCTCGGGGGTAAACTGAGGCAGCGATTGGGGCTGCAACTAGTAGAACTGCCTCCTGAAGAGTCGCTGCCGCTGGGACCGCTGCTCGGTGACACCGCCGTGATCCAAGGGGATACGGCCCTAATCACGCGGCCCTGGAGCCCCGCCCGCAGGCCAGAG GTCGATGGAGTCCGCAAAGCCCTCCAGGACCTGGGGCTCCGAATTGTGGAGATGGGGGACGAGAACGCGACGCTGGATGGCACTGATGTTCTCTTCACCG GCCGGGAGTTTTTCGTAGGCCTCTCCAAGTGGACCAATCACCGAGGAGCTGAGATCGTGGCAGACACGTTCCGG GACTTTGCCGTCTCCACGGTGCCCGTTACAAGCTCCTCCCACCTGCGTGGCCTCTGCGGTATGGGGGGACCCCGCACCGTGGTGGCGGGTTCCAGCGAAGCTGCCCAAAAAGCTGTCAGG GCAATGGCAGTGTTGACTGATCACCCCTATGCCTCCCTGACCCTCCCGGATGATGCAGCAGCTGACTGTCTCTTTCTGCGTCCTGGGCAGCCCGGcctgccccctttcctcctgcacCGCGGAGGCGGGGACCTGCCCAACAGCCAAGAG GCACTGCAGAAGCTCTCTGATGTCACCCTTGTACCTGTGTCCTGCTCAGAACTGGAGAAGGCCGGCGCTGGGCTCAGTTCCCTCTGCCTGGTGCTCAGCACACGCCCCCACAACTGA
- the MPIG6B gene encoding megakaryocyte and platelet inhibitory receptor G6b isoform X1 yields the protein MTLVLQLLPLLLLSRAQGDPGASLNGHPGDRVNLSCIGVSQPTRWVWAPRFPACKGLSKGRRPILWASPSGTPTVSPAQPFAGRINVLDLGIRRLELLLSAGDSGTFICKGRQDEESRTELHVLGDRAYCKALGSSYSQILIPLLGAGLVLGLGVVGWACWRRRRSPPHPPPPTPRFVSLVKAEPQRPEEEEEPKMSGDLDQEPSLLYADLDHMALRRSNRLSPVVPADASTIYAVVV from the exons ATGACCCTGGTTCTgcagctgctgccgctgctgctgctgtcgaGGGCCCAGGGGGACCCAGGGG CTTCACTGAACGGCCACCCCGGGGACCGCGTGAATCTCTCCTGCATAGGGGTCTCGCAACCCACCCGTTGGGTCTGGGCACCTAGATTTCCGGCCTGCAAAGGCCTGTCCAAAGGACGCCGCCCGATCCTGTGGGCCTCACCGAGTGGGACCCCCACCGTGTCTCCCGCCCAGCCCTTTGCTGGCCGCATAAATGTCCTGGACCTTGGTATCCGGCGACTGGAGCTGCTCTTGAGCGCGGGGGACTCGGGCACCTTTATCTGCAAGGGTCGCCAAGACGAGGAGAGCCGTACGGAGCTTCATGTGCTGGGAGACCGGGCCTACTGCAAAGCTCTGG GGTCGTCGTATTCCCAGATTCTGATCCCGCTGCTGGGCGCTGGGCTGGTGCTGGGCCTCGGAGTAGTGGGCTGGGCCTGCTGGCGGCGCAG GCGCTCGCCCCCTCATCCGCCTCCACCAACCCCCAGATTTG TTTCACTCGTGAAAGCCGAGCCCCAGAGgccagaagaggaggaagagcccAAGATGTCAGGGGACCTGGATCAGGAGCCG AGCCTGCTCTACGCAGACCTGGATCATATGGCCCTCAGAAGGTCAAACCGACTGTCTCCAGTGGTCCCTGCTGATGCCTCCACCATCTATGCTGTTGTAGTTTGA
- the MPIG6B gene encoding megakaryocyte and platelet inhibitory receptor G6b isoform X2 yields MTLVLQLLPLLLLSRAQGDPGASLNGHPGDRVNLSCIGVSQPTRWVWAPRFPACKGLSKGRRPILWASPSGTPTVSPAQPFAGRINVLDLGIRRLELLLSAGDSGTFICKGRQDEESRTELHVLGDRAYCKALGSSYSQILIPLLGAGLVLGLGVVGWACWRRRRSPPHPPPPTPRFALSPPHSFTRESRAPEARRGGRAQDVRGPGSGAEPALRRPGSYGPQKVKPTVSSGPC; encoded by the exons ATGACCCTGGTTCTgcagctgctgccgctgctgctgctgtcgaGGGCCCAGGGGGACCCAGGGG CTTCACTGAACGGCCACCCCGGGGACCGCGTGAATCTCTCCTGCATAGGGGTCTCGCAACCCACCCGTTGGGTCTGGGCACCTAGATTTCCGGCCTGCAAAGGCCTGTCCAAAGGACGCCGCCCGATCCTGTGGGCCTCACCGAGTGGGACCCCCACCGTGTCTCCCGCCCAGCCCTTTGCTGGCCGCATAAATGTCCTGGACCTTGGTATCCGGCGACTGGAGCTGCTCTTGAGCGCGGGGGACTCGGGCACCTTTATCTGCAAGGGTCGCCAAGACGAGGAGAGCCGTACGGAGCTTCATGTGCTGGGAGACCGGGCCTACTGCAAAGCTCTGG GGTCGTCGTATTCCCAGATTCTGATCCCGCTGCTGGGCGCTGGGCTGGTGCTGGGCCTCGGAGTAGTGGGCTGGGCCTGCTGGCGGCGCAG GCGCTCGCCCCCTCATCCGCCTCCACCAACCCCCAGATTTG CTCTGTCCCCCCCACATAGTTTCACTCGTGAAAGCCGAGCCCCAGAGgccagaagaggaggaagagcccAAGATGTCAGGGGACCTGGATCAGGAGCCG AGCCTGCTCTACGCAGACCTGGATCATATGGCCCTCAGAAGGTCAAACCGACTGTCTCCAGTGGTCCCTGCTGA
- the LY6G6C gene encoding lymphocyte antigen 6 complex locus protein G6c, whose translation MRALLLLSLSSLLCWVSADIRCHSCYKVPVLGCVDRKSCRLEPGHQCLTTHAYIGKMWVFSRLDCGTPGEPCKPGVNQTNQKGGLTYNTTCCSQDNCNSPAPRPTPALTLVFLTSLAGLGFWLLH comes from the exons ATGAGagcccttctcctgctctccttGTCTTCTCTGCTCTGCTGGGTCTCAG CTGATATTCGATGTCACTCCTGCTACAAGGTCCCAGTGCTGGGCTGTGTGGACCGGAAGTCCTGCCGCCTGGAACCAGGACATCAATGCCTGACAACCCATGCGTACATCG GGAAGATGTGGGTTTTCTCCCGACtcgactgtggcacaccaggagAGCCCTGTAAGCCGGGGGTCAACCAAACCAACCAGAAGGGGGGCCTGACCTATAACACCACCTGCTGCAGCCAGGACAACTGCAATAGCCCAGCCCCACGGCCCACGCCGGCCCTGACCCTTGTTTTCCTCACCTCCTTGGCTGGCCTTGGCTTCTGGCTATTGCACTGA